In the Jatrophihabitans endophyticus genome, one interval contains:
- a CDS encoding cupin domain-containing protein encodes MDVVDLSHTFTQFAETWSPKVVARLNDYEIKVVKLDGEFVWHDHPDTDELFLVLAGSLTIALRDGDVTLGPGQLYVVPRGVEHCPITDGLVHAVLVEPAGVVNTGSAGGPLTATYDDSLARP; translated from the coding sequence ATGGACGTCGTCGACCTCTCCCACACATTCACGCAGTTCGCCGAGACGTGGTCACCCAAGGTCGTGGCACGGCTCAACGATTACGAGATCAAGGTCGTCAAGCTCGACGGTGAATTCGTCTGGCACGACCACCCCGACACCGACGAGCTGTTCCTCGTGCTCGCGGGCAGCCTCACCATCGCACTGCGCGACGGCGACGTGACGCTCGGCCCGGGGCAGCTCTATGTCGTCCCACGGGGGGTGGAGCACTGCCCGATCACCGACGGGCTGGTGCACGCGGTCCTCGTCGAACCCGCCGGCGTGGTCAACACCGGCAGCGCCGGGGGCCCGCTGACGGCGACGTACGACGACTCGCTCGCGAGGCCGTAG
- a CDS encoding class I adenylate-forming enzyme family protein, with product MTAVAASTSIVHLVRQRATDQPEHRALVVDDGTELTLGEWLERAEHLARVLVARGLRRGDRIALVIDPGAWIEYAVANLAVYLVGGVGIGFTDRLGADTVDRLAADCDAAAVLRSAGVAGRDDPDRPWWGIDELTADRAGSDDLPDLPDPAAGDGTDRIAEIVHTSGTTGPAKRVAVTHGNLTFGRDSSGELFGGIESILCAVPPGTNAGHSALVVALTTGSRAHVLRSIDPDAIAAAVARDGIQHAILPPAAAAELVHSGATDRYDLTSLRALMFGSSAVPDSIVAALSQAIPTASIMIGYGSTESAPAFARRAEPAFGDDGDVERFRTAGYESLGAAGGGTEVRIVDDAGEPVAAGTIGEIALRSEAPRRFYLDVDERTAGVFAGDGWVRMGDLGVLDPDGTLRFVDRVAESIVSDGRRISSAQVENALMWHPGVRAAAVFAVPDHDRGQLAEAAVETEGDVHGEDLLAFLADRLAPADLPARVHVVDRLPRGVTGKVHKQVLREQYGRVRS from the coding sequence ATGACCGCAGTCGCCGCGTCCACGTCGATCGTCCACCTCGTGCGGCAGCGCGCGACCGACCAGCCCGAGCACCGGGCGCTTGTGGTCGACGACGGCACCGAGCTGACCCTCGGCGAGTGGCTCGAACGGGCCGAGCACCTCGCGCGGGTCCTGGTCGCCCGCGGGCTGCGGCGCGGTGACCGCATCGCCCTGGTGATCGACCCGGGCGCGTGGATCGAGTACGCGGTCGCGAATCTCGCCGTCTATCTCGTCGGTGGCGTCGGGATCGGCTTCACCGATCGGCTCGGCGCGGACACCGTCGACCGGCTCGCGGCCGATTGCGACGCCGCGGCGGTGCTGCGCTCGGCCGGGGTGGCCGGTCGCGACGACCCGGACCGGCCCTGGTGGGGCATCGACGAGCTGACCGCCGACCGTGCCGGGAGCGACGACCTGCCCGACCTGCCGGATCCGGCGGCCGGCGACGGCACCGATCGCATCGCCGAGATCGTCCACACCTCGGGCACCACCGGGCCCGCGAAACGGGTCGCGGTCACGCACGGCAACCTCACCTTCGGTCGCGACAGCAGCGGCGAGCTCTTCGGCGGCATCGAGAGCATCCTGTGCGCGGTGCCGCCCGGGACGAACGCCGGCCACAGCGCGCTCGTCGTCGCACTGACCACCGGCTCGCGGGCGCACGTCCTGCGCTCGATCGACCCCGACGCGATCGCGGCCGCCGTGGCGCGGGACGGGATCCAGCACGCGATCCTGCCCCCCGCGGCCGCGGCCGAGCTGGTGCACTCCGGCGCCACCGACCGCTACGACCTGACCAGCCTGCGCGCCCTGATGTTCGGCTCGTCGGCGGTGCCCGATTCGATCGTCGCCGCCCTGTCGCAGGCGATCCCCACCGCGAGCATCATGATCGGCTACGGGTCGACCGAGTCGGCGCCGGCGTTCGCCCGTCGCGCGGAGCCCGCGTTCGGAGACGACGGCGACGTCGAGCGCTTCCGCACCGCGGGCTACGAGTCGCTCGGTGCGGCCGGGGGCGGCACCGAGGTGCGCATCGTCGACGACGCCGGGGAGCCGGTAGCGGCCGGCACGATCGGCGAGATCGCGTTGCGCAGCGAGGCACCCCGCCGCTTCTACCTCGACGTGGACGAGCGCACGGCCGGGGTCTTCGCCGGGGACGGCTGGGTCCGCATGGGCGACCTCGGCGTCCTCGACCCGGACGGCACCCTGCGCTTCGTCGACCGGGTCGCGGAGTCGATCGTCAGCGACGGCCGGCGGATCTCGTCGGCGCAGGTCGAGAACGCGCTGATGTGGCACCCGGGGGTGCGGGCGGCGGCCGTGTTCGCCGTTCCCGACCACGACCGCGGGCAGCTCGCCGAGGCGGCGGTCGAGACCGAGGGCGACGTCCACGGCGAGGATCTGCTCGCGTTCCTGGCCGATCGGCTGGCACCGGCCGACCTGCCTGCGCGCGTGCACGTCGTCGATCGACTGCCCCGCGGCGTGACGGGCAAGGTGCACAAGCAGGTGCTGCGCGAGCAGTACGGACGAGTGAGGAGCTGA
- a CDS encoding Crp/Fnr family transcriptional regulator yields MMPPPVRAAPNAVPASASRVAGRREPTTGGPWPRPAPDGAVGSRRPVACRPPAAPRRALNGLLRQELTGSSVLRFPRRELVYSRYGTNGGPAEDASLYIVESGYIKLVTPSRDGKECLLGIFAGGDVIGEISLGDSERYECAMTMTPAVVRRMPRAGLMAMLDSPGVREEFIRYLGQRLLEQQQLITDFVTADSEHRFAAILLHLSRKIGTRTGAMLAIDARITQEEFAAMVGTTRSRIGLFLKHFVEAGLVCKGGRGTIAVDDAAVKRYLELC; encoded by the coding sequence ATGATGCCGCCTCCGGTGCGGGCCGCCCCGAACGCCGTGCCGGCGAGCGCGAGCCGGGTGGCGGGCCGACGCGAGCCGACGACCGGCGGGCCGTGGCCGCGCCCGGCTCCGGACGGGGCGGTCGGCAGTCGCCGGCCGGTCGCCTGCCGACCCCCCGCCGCGCCGCGCCGCGCGCTCAACGGCCTGCTGCGCCAGGAGCTCACCGGCTCGTCGGTGCTGCGCTTCCCACGTCGCGAGCTGGTCTACAGCCGCTACGGCACGAACGGCGGACCCGCGGAGGACGCCAGCCTCTACATCGTCGAGAGCGGCTACATCAAGCTGGTCACGCCCTCGCGTGACGGCAAGGAGTGCCTGCTCGGGATCTTCGCCGGCGGTGACGTGATCGGCGAGATCTCCCTCGGCGACTCCGAACGCTACGAGTGCGCCATGACGATGACACCCGCGGTGGTGCGTCGCATGCCGCGCGCGGGCCTGATGGCGATGCTGGACTCGCCGGGCGTGCGCGAGGAGTTCATCCGCTACCTGGGGCAGCGGCTGCTCGAGCAGCAGCAGCTGATCACCGACTTCGTCACCGCCGACAGCGAGCACCGCTTCGCGGCGATCCTGCTCCACCTGTCGCGCAAGATCGGCACCCGTACCGGCGCGATGCTGGCCATCGACGCGCGCATCACGCAGGAGGAGTTCGCCGCCATGGTCGGCACGACCCGCTCGCGGATCGGCCTGTTCCTCAAGCACTTCGTCGAGGCCGGGCTGGTGTGCAAGGGCGGGCGCGGCACGATCGCCGTGGACGACGCCGCGGTCAAGCGCTACCTCGAGCTGTGCTGA
- a CDS encoding PIG-L deacetylase family protein, with amino-acid sequence MTTDLEPVPEDWERALIVVAHPDDIEFGSSGAVAAWTAAGKTVHYLILSRGEAGIDSMPPEKAGEVREREQRASAEIVGVADVEFLDYADGSISYSETLRDHIAAAIVRHRPELLVGYNHHDVTFSGKWNTSDHRNVGRATLDAVGVAANRWLGRDPSDGDPSAADGDELLWAGIKHVFMAASPNPTHAVDVTDSLDAAVASVEAHVEYLAGLGLPEGAARFGLEQLTSSVAERFGDRPAVPFECVDV; translated from the coding sequence ATGACGACCGACCTCGAACCCGTTCCCGAGGACTGGGAACGCGCGCTGATCGTGGTCGCCCACCCCGACGACATCGAGTTCGGCTCGTCGGGCGCGGTGGCCGCGTGGACCGCCGCCGGCAAGACGGTGCACTACCTGATCCTGTCGCGCGGCGAGGCCGGCATCGACTCGATGCCGCCGGAGAAGGCAGGGGAGGTGCGCGAGCGCGAGCAGCGCGCCAGCGCCGAGATCGTCGGCGTCGCCGACGTCGAGTTCCTCGACTACGCCGACGGCAGCATCAGCTACTCCGAGACGCTGCGCGACCACATCGCCGCGGCGATCGTGCGCCATCGACCGGAGCTCCTGGTCGGCTACAACCACCACGACGTGACCTTCAGCGGGAAGTGGAACACCTCGGACCACCGCAACGTCGGCCGCGCCACGCTGGACGCGGTCGGCGTCGCGGCGAACCGCTGGCTCGGCCGCGACCCGAGCGACGGCGACCCGAGCGCGGCCGACGGCGACGAGCTCCTCTGGGCGGGCATCAAGCACGTCTTCATGGCCGCGTCGCCGAATCCGACGCACGCCGTCGACGTCACCGACAGCCTCGACGCCGCTGTCGCGTCGGTCGAGGCCCATGTCGAGTACCTGGCCGGGCTCGGCCTGCCCGAGGGCGCCGCCCGCTTCGGGCTCGAGCAGCTGACCAGCTCGGTGGCCGAGCGCTTCGGCGACCGCCCCGCCGTGCCCTTCGAATGCGTGGACGTCTGA
- a CDS encoding acyltransferase family protein, which produces MSTANGRSDGAGRPGGRHRAVATPPRVPSGFRPDVQGLRAVAVSLVVIYHLYPDALPGGYVGVDVFFAISGFLITGHLLRTVRTTGRVGFVDFYGRRARRLMPAAVLVLAATWLASWAVLPSTQLAATATQVRASALYFQNWVLAHDAVDYLTADDAPSPVQHFWSLSVEEQFYLFWPLLVLVALGVGTLAARRLRAAGATDERVAARRAARTRGVMFLLAVAVVAVSFWYSVHETRVNPSAAYFVTTTRVWELALGAALALLTDRVASRVGRVGVLGWLGLGLVVASAFLIDEGSPFPGSVAALPVGGAVLLLASGSSVAKLGPSRLMSLRPVVFVGDISYSLYLWHWPLIILWEAHSGDDIGYLDGPVLLVVAVLLSWATKVFVEDRVRLAGILAGHRWRSLATVATAAVPVLLASIYIGNEPAPYHATVQADRPGAASLLQDAAGSSTPSATPTTGAAAGASSSSASPRRSATKATPASRSAVPFAPPVEAAEQDMGAYTKGPGGCQAAQTSSDLLSCTYGDTKHPIRTVALVGDSVAGQWFPALNAIALERHWKLVLNLHSLCPWSATMTVTGDGEAYRACHTWGAKLTAALLKQRPDVVITSARPSLGTTDHPEVGTAAWRAIGSGAVAYWNRLTAAGIPVVPIAETPEMHKDVPDCLASTDDDFDQCSATRSDALRPGTPMVVAARRTQAHAVTMNDLVCAPKVCKPVVGNILVYRDKHHITQTFMLTLKPFLEKRLLATKAFD; this is translated from the coding sequence GTGAGCACGGCGAACGGTCGTTCCGACGGCGCCGGCCGACCCGGCGGTCGGCACCGGGCCGTCGCGACCCCGCCCCGCGTGCCGAGCGGGTTCCGGCCCGACGTCCAGGGGTTGCGGGCCGTCGCGGTCTCGCTCGTCGTGATCTACCACCTCTACCCCGACGCCTTGCCCGGCGGGTACGTCGGCGTCGACGTGTTCTTCGCGATCTCGGGCTTCCTCATCACCGGGCACCTGCTGCGGACGGTGCGCACGACCGGGCGGGTCGGCTTCGTCGACTTCTACGGGCGCCGGGCCCGCCGGTTGATGCCCGCGGCCGTGCTGGTGCTCGCGGCGACCTGGCTGGCCTCGTGGGCCGTGCTGCCCTCGACGCAGCTCGCGGCCACGGCCACCCAGGTGCGGGCGAGCGCGCTGTACTTCCAGAACTGGGTGCTGGCACACGACGCCGTCGACTACCTGACCGCGGACGACGCCCCGTCGCCGGTGCAGCACTTCTGGTCGCTGTCGGTCGAGGAGCAGTTCTACCTGTTCTGGCCGCTGCTGGTCCTGGTCGCGCTCGGGGTGGGCACGCTCGCGGCGCGCCGGCTGCGTGCCGCCGGCGCCACCGACGAGCGGGTCGCGGCTCGCCGCGCGGCCCGTACCCGCGGCGTCATGTTCCTGCTCGCCGTCGCGGTGGTCGCGGTCTCGTTCTGGTATTCGGTGCACGAGACGCGGGTCAACCCGTCGGCGGCCTACTTCGTGACGACGACCCGGGTGTGGGAGCTCGCGCTCGGTGCCGCGCTCGCCCTGTTGACCGATCGGGTGGCGTCCCGCGTCGGCCGGGTGGGCGTGCTCGGCTGGCTCGGGCTCGGCCTCGTGGTCGCGTCGGCGTTCCTCATCGACGAGGGCTCCCCGTTCCCCGGCAGCGTCGCCGCGCTGCCCGTCGGCGGGGCGGTGCTGCTCCTCGCGAGCGGCTCGTCGGTGGCCAAGCTCGGGCCGTCGCGGCTGATGTCGCTGCGACCGGTGGTGTTCGTCGGGGACATCTCGTACTCGCTCTACCTCTGGCACTGGCCGCTGATCATCCTGTGGGAGGCGCACTCCGGCGACGACATCGGCTACCTGGACGGCCCGGTCCTCCTCGTTGTGGCCGTGCTGCTGTCGTGGGCGACGAAGGTGTTCGTCGAGGACCGCGTCCGGCTCGCCGGGATCCTCGCCGGGCACCGGTGGCGCTCCCTCGCGACCGTCGCCACCGCCGCCGTTCCCGTCCTGCTGGCCTCGATCTACATCGGGAACGAGCCGGCGCCCTACCACGCCACGGTCCAGGCCGACCGGCCCGGCGCGGCCTCGCTGCTGCAGGACGCGGCCGGATCCAGCACACCGTCCGCGACACCGACGACCGGGGCGGCTGCAGGTGCGTCCTCGTCGTCGGCGTCGCCGCGGAGGTCGGCCACGAAGGCGACGCCGGCGTCGAGGTCGGCGGTGCCGTTCGCGCCGCCGGTCGAGGCGGCGGAGCAGGACATGGGCGCCTACACGAAGGGGCCGGGCGGCTGCCAGGCCGCTCAGACGTCGTCCGACCTGCTGTCGTGCACCTACGGGGACACGAAGCACCCGATCAGGACCGTCGCACTCGTCGGCGATTCGGTCGCCGGGCAGTGGTTCCCCGCGCTGAACGCGATCGCGCTCGAGCGGCACTGGAAGCTGGTCCTGAACCTGCACAGCCTCTGCCCGTGGTCGGCGACGATGACCGTGACCGGCGACGGCGAGGCCTACCGGGCCTGCCACACGTGGGGGGCGAAGCTCACGGCGGCGCTGCTGAAGCAGCGGCCCGACGTCGTCATCACCTCGGCCCGGCCGTCGCTCGGGACCACCGACCACCCCGAGGTCGGCACCGCCGCCTGGCGTGCGATCGGCAGCGGGGCGGTCGCCTACTGGAACAGGCTGACCGCGGCGGGGATCCCGGTGGTGCCGATCGCCGAGACCCCCGAGATGCACAAGGACGTCCCGGACTGCCTGGCCAGCACCGACGACGACTTCGACCAGTGCAGCGCGACGCGTTCCGACGCGCTGCGGCCCGGCACGCCGATGGTGGTGGCCGCGCGTCGCACCCAGGCGCACGCGGTCACCATGAACGACCTCGTCTGCGCGCCGAAGGTGTGCAAGCCGGTCGTCGGCAACATCCTCGTCTACCGCGACAAGCACCACATCACGCAGACGTTCATGTTGACGCTCAAGCCGTTTCTGGAGAAACGGTTGCTCGCCACCAAGGCGTTCGACTAG
- a CDS encoding 4'-phosphopantetheinyl transferase family protein, translating into MTRLAAQPTARDRLGSDVHVWVRPVERDAGAWGLDADESARAARFVRTEDRDSYVTAHRLLRAALSWARPDVPCRGWEFGVEEHDRPRLTGPVGDLRFSLSHSSRQVAVAVSRHECGVDVECGERVRDLDLIARAVLTRRELATLRGGRTAADRRRYFFGLWTLKESYTKARGLGMRLPFDRLEFTIDPITLIDRTVSARPTTEWGFAQWWQADVPVAVAFRREVGITEPTVFRHGRAGDSTEHPAHEYRGANA; encoded by the coding sequence GTGACACGTCTCGCGGCGCAACCCACTGCGCGCGACCGCCTCGGCTCCGACGTCCACGTCTGGGTGCGGCCGGTCGAGCGCGACGCCGGCGCGTGGGGTCTCGACGCGGACGAGTCCGCGCGTGCCGCTCGCTTCGTCCGGACCGAGGACCGCGACAGCTACGTCACCGCGCACCGCCTGCTGCGTGCGGCGCTGAGCTGGGCACGTCCCGACGTTCCTTGCAGGGGCTGGGAGTTCGGCGTCGAGGAGCACGACCGGCCGCGGCTGACCGGTCCCGTCGGCGACCTGCGCTTCAGCCTGTCGCACAGCTCGCGGCAGGTCGCCGTCGCCGTCTCCCGTCACGAGTGCGGCGTGGACGTCGAGTGCGGCGAGCGGGTCCGCGACCTCGACCTCATCGCCCGAGCCGTCCTGACCCGGCGCGAGCTCGCGACGCTCCGCGGCGGCCGGACCGCCGCCGACCGCCGCCGGTACTTCTTCGGCCTCTGGACGCTGAAGGAGAGCTACACGAAGGCTCGCGGTCTCGGCATGCGGCTGCCGTTCGACCGCCTCGAGTTCACGATCGACCCGATCACGCTGATCGACCGCACGGTGTCGGCCCGCCCCACGACGGAGTGGGGATTTGCGCAGTGGTGGCAGGCCGACGTCCCCGTCGCGGTTGCGTTCCGTCGCGAAGTGGGCATAACGGAGCCCACAGTGTTCCGCCACGGACGCGCGGGTGACTCGACCGAGCACCCGGCACACGAGTACCGAGGAGCAAACGCATGA
- the fabD gene encoding ACP S-malonyltransferase, with amino-acid sequence MTTACLFPGQGSQHEGMGVELFARHPELVAQADEILGWSLVATCRDDPAGRLRDTEVAQPAIFAVDALSWLEWRARHDAPAFVAGHSLGEYAALFAAGCIDFATGVRLVQRRGALMARAAGGGMAAVVGVEPDELVRLLADAGCDVDVANHNSADQVVLSGADGPLDAALELVTARDLGRVMPLPVSGAFHSRLMTDAAREFEKVLAEVDFAPPATPVIANVTARPYEADGIVRLLADQIDSSVRWSESMAYLVDHGVTETVELGPGTVLTSLWRSAQRTTSVATRPAGAAHDDGATRRDGLAITAGSLGSSGFRHDYGVRTAYVAGSMYHGIASTDLVAAMGRAGLLGFFGSGGLPVDDVDAALTTIQRALGADGTYGVNLLCTLDNPTLENELVDLYLRRGVRFVEAAAYPHVTPPLVRWRFTGARDGVAPHRILAKVSRPEVATAFLDPPPDKILAALVAAGGLTEDEAAIARTLPMSQEICVESDSAGHTDQGIALALLPALIQLRDELVSRHGYDVPVRVGAAGGLGSPEALAAVFVLGADFVLTGSINQCTPQAGTSDEVKDLLATLDVQDTTYAPAGDVFELGAQVQVARKGTLFPVRAQRLVQAYRQAARWEDVEPRLRASIEKDCFGRPFAEVWAETREYLRQRHPDELERADADPRRRMAWAFRSYFHHSTAIALDGDEDERVDFQVHCGPAMGTFNRWVAGTDLEDWHARDVAVVADRLMTATADLLATRLGELTGSASSSAQH; translated from the coding sequence ATGACCACCGCGTGCCTGTTCCCCGGCCAGGGCTCCCAGCACGAGGGGATGGGGGTGGAGCTGTTCGCGCGGCACCCGGAGCTGGTCGCGCAGGCCGACGAGATCCTCGGCTGGTCGCTCGTGGCCACGTGCCGCGACGACCCGGCCGGCCGGCTGCGTGACACCGAGGTCGCCCAGCCCGCGATCTTCGCCGTCGACGCGCTGTCGTGGCTGGAGTGGCGCGCGCGCCACGATGCGCCGGCCTTCGTGGCCGGGCACAGTCTCGGCGAGTACGCGGCGCTGTTCGCGGCCGGGTGCATCGACTTCGCGACCGGCGTCCGGCTGGTGCAGCGCCGGGGGGCGCTGATGGCCCGCGCGGCCGGCGGCGGGATGGCCGCGGTGGTCGGCGTCGAGCCCGACGAGCTGGTGCGGCTGCTCGCCGACGCGGGCTGCGACGTCGACGTCGCCAACCACAACAGCGCCGACCAGGTCGTGCTGTCCGGCGCCGACGGGCCCCTCGACGCCGCGCTCGAGCTCGTCACCGCCCGCGACCTCGGCCGTGTCATGCCCCTGCCCGTCAGCGGCGCGTTCCATTCCCGCCTGATGACCGACGCGGCGCGCGAGTTCGAGAAGGTCCTCGCCGAGGTGGACTTCGCGCCGCCCGCGACACCCGTGATCGCGAACGTGACGGCGAGACCGTACGAGGCGGACGGCATCGTGCGGCTGCTGGCCGACCAGATCGACTCGTCGGTGCGGTGGAGCGAGTCGATGGCCTACCTCGTCGACCACGGCGTGACCGAGACCGTCGAGCTCGGGCCGGGCACCGTGCTCACCAGCCTGTGGCGCTCCGCGCAGCGCACGACGTCGGTGGCGACCCGGCCGGCCGGCGCCGCGCACGACGACGGTGCGACCCGCCGGGACGGGCTCGCCATCACCGCGGGGTCCCTGGGCTCGAGCGGTTTCCGGCACGACTACGGCGTTCGCACCGCCTACGTCGCGGGCTCGATGTATCACGGCATCGCCTCCACCGATCTCGTCGCGGCGATGGGCAGGGCCGGTCTGCTCGGCTTCTTCGGGTCCGGCGGCCTGCCCGTCGACGACGTCGACGCCGCGCTCACGACGATCCAGCGGGCCCTGGGTGCCGACGGGACGTACGGCGTCAACCTGCTCTGCACGCTCGACAACCCGACCCTCGAGAACGAGCTCGTCGACCTGTACCTGCGGCGGGGGGTGCGCTTCGTCGAGGCGGCCGCCTATCCCCATGTCACGCCGCCGCTCGTGCGGTGGCGGTTCACCGGCGCCCGCGACGGCGTCGCGCCGCACCGGATCCTGGCCAAGGTTTCCAGACCGGAGGTCGCGACGGCGTTCCTCGACCCACCGCCGGACAAGATCCTCGCGGCGCTCGTCGCGGCCGGTGGGTTGACCGAGGACGAGGCGGCGATTGCCCGCACACTGCCGATGTCTCAGGAGATCTGCGTCGAGTCCGACTCCGCCGGCCACACCGACCAGGGCATCGCCCTCGCGCTGCTGCCGGCGCTGATCCAGTTGCGCGACGAGCTGGTGAGCCGGCACGGCTACGACGTCCCGGTCCGGGTCGGCGCGGCCGGCGGGTTGGGCTCACCCGAGGCGCTCGCCGCGGTGTTCGTGCTCGGCGCCGACTTCGTGCTCACCGGTTCGATCAACCAGTGCACCCCGCAGGCCGGCACGTCGGACGAGGTGAAGGACCTGCTGGCGACGCTGGACGTGCAGGACACGACGTACGCGCCGGCCGGTGACGTCTTCGAGCTGGGGGCGCAGGTGCAGGTGGCCCGCAAGGGGACGCTGTTCCCCGTGCGCGCGCAACGGCTCGTCCAGGCGTACCGGCAGGCCGCGCGCTGGGAGGACGTCGAGCCGAGACTGCGGGCGTCGATCGAGAAGGACTGCTTCGGCCGGCCGTTCGCCGAGGTGTGGGCCGAGACCCGCGAGTACCTCCGGCAGCGGCATCCCGACGAGCTCGAGCGGGCCGACGCCGACCCTCGCCGCCGGATGGCGTGGGCGTTCCGCTCGTACTTCCACCACTCCACCGCGATAGCGCTCGACGGCGACGAGGACGAGCGGGTGGACTTCCAGGTGCACTGCGGGCCGGCCATGGGGACGTTCAACCGCTGGGTCGCCGGCACCGACCTCGAGGACTGGCACGCGCGCGACGTCGCCGTCGTCGCCGACCGGCTGATGACCGCCACCGCCGACCTGCTCGCCACGCGTCTCGGCGAACTCACCGGGTCCGCGTCGTCCTCTGCTCAACACTGA
- a CDS encoding MFS transporter, translated as MSTTQAGAATPNPAEGLSARTRLIATIGAALALALASIDISVVSTAMPDIAADLDGLNLYSWVGVGYAVASAVLIPVAGKLGDMFGRKPFLLVGLAGLIGLSLACGLAQNMTQLVVFRVVQGIFAAFLMANIFTLAADVYTAENRTKVQGIFFSVSGLSMVVGPPVGGFITDHWSWRWVFYVAIPIGVVSFAMMLAAVPRVASSAKARDIDFAGMAALIAGLVPILIALSLTGDNHAWTSPGVLVPLVVGAVMLVVFFLIETRVAENPIVPFGMFRSNQVSVMAGVAFVSAFAMMGTLYYVPLLYQGVLGVSATYSGSLVIPMTLALMLIPPFATKALLAVKRYRVLGVLAFALMALGFVVLTRVDADSSHALPLGAMILIGVGIAIAFPMATSVTQSAVDMKQIGTATSQIQFWRMIAGPVCLAILGSIFTSSVGTAIGTDGSGLSTIDRGDLAHGLHLAFVASFVVSLIGVVICLVLREVPIIDMKAMMKKMSGAGPKPAGPTDSSEGGADGSSGGPEGVAAAPEKPSPSGREPAAAGG; from the coding sequence GTGAGCACTACACAAGCCGGTGCGGCCACGCCGAACCCCGCCGAGGGGCTCAGCGCGCGAACCCGCCTGATCGCGACCATCGGAGCGGCGTTGGCGCTCGCGCTGGCGTCGATCGACATCTCCGTGGTCAGCACCGCGATGCCCGACATCGCCGCCGACCTCGACGGGCTCAACCTCTACAGCTGGGTGGGCGTGGGCTACGCCGTCGCGTCCGCGGTGCTGATCCCCGTCGCGGGCAAGCTCGGGGACATGTTCGGCAGGAAGCCGTTCCTGCTCGTCGGGTTGGCCGGCCTGATCGGCCTCTCCCTCGCCTGCGGGCTCGCGCAGAACATGACCCAGCTCGTCGTCTTCCGTGTCGTGCAGGGCATCTTCGCCGCCTTCCTGATGGCGAACATCTTCACGCTCGCGGCGGACGTCTACACGGCGGAGAACCGCACCAAGGTGCAGGGGATCTTCTTCAGCGTCTCCGGGCTGAGCATGGTCGTCGGGCCTCCGGTCGGCGGCTTCATCACCGATCACTGGAGCTGGCGCTGGGTGTTCTACGTCGCGATCCCGATCGGCGTCGTGTCCTTCGCGATGATGCTGGCGGCGGTCCCGCGGGTCGCGTCCAGCGCGAAGGCGCGCGACATCGACTTCGCCGGCATGGCCGCGCTGATCGCGGGCCTGGTGCCGATCCTGATCGCGCTCTCGCTCACCGGCGACAACCACGCGTGGACGTCGCCCGGCGTGCTCGTCCCGCTCGTCGTCGGTGCGGTGATGCTGGTCGTCTTCTTCCTGATCGAGACCAGGGTGGCCGAGAACCCGATCGTGCCGTTCGGGATGTTTCGGTCCAACCAGGTGTCGGTCATGGCCGGCGTCGCGTTCGTCTCGGCGTTCGCCATGATGGGGACGCTGTACTACGTCCCGCTGCTGTACCAGGGCGTCCTGGGCGTGAGCGCGACGTACTCCGGCAGTCTCGTCATCCCGATGACACTGGCCCTGATGCTGATCCCGCCGTTCGCGACCAAGGCCCTGCTGGCGGTCAAGCGGTACCGGGTGCTCGGGGTCCTGGCCTTCGCGCTCATGGCCCTGGGCTTCGTCGTCCTCACCCGGGTCGACGCCGACAGCTCCCACGCCCTGCCGCTCGGCGCGATGATCCTGATCGGCGTCGGCATCGCGATCGCGTTCCCGATGGCCACGTCCGTCACCCAGAGCGCGGTCGACATGAAGCAGATCGGCACCGCGACCAGTCAGATCCAGTTCTGGCGCATGATCGCCGGCCCGGTGTGCCTGGCGATCCTGGGCTCGATCTTCACCTCGAGCGTGGGCACCGCGATCGGGACCGACGGCTCGGGCCTGTCGACCATCGACCGCGGCGATCTCGCGCACGGCCTGCACCTGGCCTTCGTGGCCTCGTTCGTCGTGTCGCTGATCGGTGTCGTCATCTGCCTGGTCCTGCGCGAGGTCCCGATCATCGACATGAAGGCGATGATGAAGAAGATGTCCGGCGCGGGCCCGAAGCCCGCCGGACCGACCGACAGCTCCGAGGGCGGCGCCGACGGGTCGAGCGGTGGCCCCGAGGGCGTCGCCGCCGCCCCCGAGAAGCCGTCGCCGAGCGGGCGCGAGCCGGCCGCCGCGGGCGGCTGA
- a CDS encoding DUF3224 domain-containing protein: protein MTTLTNATFQITGWDENPVEESTIVSHKLTKAHVTCKFAGDIEGEGVADYLMVYPTDDKASFVGIQQIKGTVRGNKGSVTLEVFGTFENGIAKAEWSVAEDSGTDELAGISGKGGYESKSDGTADATFNYNL from the coding sequence ATGACGACCCTGACCAACGCCACCTTCCAGATCACCGGCTGGGACGAGAACCCGGTCGAGGAGTCGACGATCGTCTCGCACAAGCTCACGAAGGCGCACGTGACGTGCAAGTTCGCGGGCGACATCGAGGGCGAAGGCGTCGCGGACTACCTCATGGTCTATCCGACCGACGACAAGGCGAGCTTCGTCGGCATCCAGCAGATCAAGGGCACCGTCCGCGGCAACAAGGGCTCGGTGACGCTCGAGGTCTTCGGCACGTTCGAGAACGGCATCGCGAAGGCCGAGTGGTCGGTCGCCGAGGACTCCGGCACCGACGAGCTCGCCGGCATCTCCGGCAAGGGCGGCTACGAGAGCAAGAGCGACGGCACCGCGGACGCCACCTTCAACTACAACCTGTAG